DNA sequence from the Methylacidiphilum kamchatkense Kam1 genome:
CAAAAGATGGTAAAGAGTCCAGAGTATTCAAAAAATAAAGAAAAAATGAAAGTACTTGCAGAAAAATACATTTACTTCCTTTTACCAGCATTGTTGCTGGCCATAGCTAGTTTTTATTGGGAATTTCCTCGTCATGAAAGATTCATTATGGTTAATAAACCCGGTGCAAAAGGAAAAAAAAATTAAAGGCCTTTTTTTTCTTTCCTTGTTGTTAGTTTTATTTTTTTTCAGTTCGGCACAAGGAGAAAATACAAATAGAGAACTTTACTTTAACTTCATTGATAGAATAGAAGCAGTGAGTAAAAAGGCTGAATTGACAAAAAATGATTGTGTGATGATTGCCCAGTCAACCATTGATCTTGGGAAAAAAAACAAACTTCCCACTGGAGTGATTGAAGATGGAATAAAAGCTGTGGAATTAGGAAAGTTGCTCGATCCCAATTTTCCCTATTGGGAAAACTATTTAAAAGAACTTTTAAAACTTCTTGAAGAGAATGCCTCTTCTTCAAACATGTCAAACAAAAAGACTGAGCCAGCTCAGAATCAAAAAGAAAAAAACACTCTGTCCGAACCTATGTCAGAGTCGAATCTCAAAAAAGGGGGGATGGATCTAAAAGAAAAAAAACAAGGCTTTTCGAAAGATAACCTTTCTTTAGGAAAAAATCCCTCTGCTTTTCCTTCTTCTAAAAAAGAACAAAAAGAATCAACAACTAGCGAATCAAAACAAACTCAAAACTCTCCCCTTTCACCTGATAATCTCTTTTCCGATTCAGAAAATTCAACTGGAGAAGAGACAGAAAAAGAGATAAAATTAAGGCAAATCAAACAGCTAGATAACCCATCAACATTCTTCAAAAGAATGCGTCAAATTGAAAGTGAGACAAACGATTCTTATTTGGAAGATCCCGATTGGTAAGATCCGATTGGTTTTCCTAGCTTGTTGTTTTTATACATTGCTCAGCATAATGACTCTAGGCAATGTAATGGCCTTTTCTGCCCATTGGTTGCCCATAAATGAGAAGTTGGAACCTGGGGTATCTGGACATCTCTCTCTTATTTTCGAAAATTGTTCTCCTCAAGATGAAGTAAAACCACCCAAAGTTGCTTTTTTGGAAATAGAGGCTCCATCCATCAGCCGAAATAGCCGTAACGAGCTTATATACGACTTTCCTATTATTCCTCACCAACCTGGCAATTATATTATTCCTCCGTTTTTGATTGCCACAGACCATGGACTGGTGGAAATCCCCCCTATTTCTTTTACAGTAAAAGAAGTAGAAATAGCTCCTATATCGGCTGATGGCGTAGATGCCCAAGTGCTTATCCCCCAAAGAACATTATGGAAAGGCGAGCCTTTTGTCATAGAATATAGACTCTTAACCCGCTCAGGAACTTTTTTAGATATCACAAGTCAGCCTGAATGGGATCCAAAGGATTTTCTTTCCAATCGTTGGGGAAAACCTCAACGAGTGATTTTAAATGCCAACGGAACGTATGCTAGCGGTCTGCGCTACACCACCACTTTATTATCCTTAAAAGCAGGCAAAATTGTTTTACCTCCAATCAGTCAGCAACTTACTTTGGAAATAGAAAGATTTGGGCGCGGTCTTTTTCTCAACCTATTGTCAAACCCATCCACTCCACAACCGAACCCAAAGTCATTGAAATAGCTCCTCTTCCGGCAGCGCCTCCTGATTTTTCTGAAGCAATAGGAACCTTTAAACTTTCCTGTAAGGTGAACCCCGTTGAAGCCATTCAAGGCGAACCAATTTCCCTCTCGATACGAATAGAAGGTACAGGGAATTGGGCAGTCCCCTGGAAACTACCGGAATATCCCCCTTTTAAAGGTATAAGAGTTATAAATTCGTTGCCATCCCGTCAAATAGACCCCGAGTCTTTGTTTACTGGGGTTCTGAAAATGGAGTTAGTCCTTATACCTGATATTTTTGGAGAAATAGATCTGCCTGCCTATTCTTTTACCTACTTTGACGTGACGCAAGGGGAATATCAAACATTAAAATCTGATCCAATTCATTTATCTGTGAAAAAATCCTCCCTTTCAAAACAGACTCTAGACAATAAACCAGAGCTCCTTAGTGAGCGCTCTCAGTCGATTAATACAGGCTATCCTCAAGATATGTTACCAACTGGGCCTCTCCTTGGTATGGAAAAAGGCTTAGCCCCTTTTCCGCCATGGGACCTTGGGAGAGAAAGCCTACTTTTTGCATTTATATTCTTATTTCTTTGGTGTTTGCTTTGCTGGGATCGGGTTGCCCATAAACCTTTTCTGCTCCAGAAGAAAAAGGCGGGTCATTGTTTAAGGACCATCCCGCAAGCGATTGCTAAAGCAAAGACTAATGAGGAGATTTATAGGTATCTGTTACTGTGGCAAAAAGCATTTAAAGAGTTTTGGGATATTCCTTATCCCTTCCCAGATGAGGAATCTATTGAAAAACGGCTTATAAAGACCTATCTAAAGAACTCTGCCATTGCAAAAAAATGGGCAGCTTTGTGGAATCAGTCCCAGCTTTATTTGTTTGGTCGACTCTCTACTCCTTCTCCACAATGGATTGATGAGGCTCAAGAGCTAGCTCGAAGACTTCCCAAAGCTAAGATTCCCTTAAAAGAATTCTTTACCACGGCCAATTTCCTTCCCTTCCTTTCCCTGATTATTTTCGTCGGGCTGATATTTAGTATTTTAACAAGCAATCTAAAAGGATCAAAAAATCTAGTTGGCCCACTCCCCTTTTCTTTTACAAGCAACAAAAGGCTCCCCTCTTATGCCTCTTCCATTCTATTTTGTTCACTATCTGATCCTCCTTCTGATTCGAAAGTTGAAGCGTTTAGTTCTGAAGAGGCTTATCGATGCTATGAAAAAGGGGAGTTTGCTAAGGCTATTGACATTTGGAAGAAAAAAACCCTATTCCAACCTCTGGATTGGAAAACAAGAAATAATCTTGGGCTAGCCTTTTCACAACAAGAACAATGGCAAAGAGCCTTAGGAGAATGGACAGCAGCTTTTCTATTAGCCCCTCGCAATGCTTCAGTCAGATGGAATTTCACTGTCGGAATCAATAAAAACCCTGAAGCTGATACACATATTCATTCTCTACAGAAAAATGGCTATTCAAACAGGTTAAAAATCTTTCTCTCTCCTGGAGAATGGGAAAGAGTAGCTGCTATAAGTATCTTTTTGTTGTTCCTTTCCTTATGTATTTTTCTTTTGCATTTGTATCAGAAAATCAGAATTCCAGCCTTTTGCTTCAGCATTGTATTGGTGTTGGCTTTTATAAGCAGTCTTTCTTTGTTAGAATTTTTTTCATACGGTCTTTTTGCAACACCCAATGCCGGGATGCTTGTTCAGGATACCCCCTTGCGGTCGGTTCCAACAGAGGTCCAACAACAAAACCTACCTGTAAAAGCAGGGTCAGTGATTAAAGTTCTAAAAGCCTATTTAGGATGGTACAAAATAGAATTTATAAATGGCCAGAATGGCTGGGTAAGGTCCCAATGCGTAACTCTCTTTTATAAAACTCCTCA
Encoded proteins:
- a CDS encoding BatD family protein gives rise to the protein MKVRQTILIWKIPIGKIRLVFLACCFYTLLSIMTLGNVMAFSAHWLPINEKLEPGVSGHLSLIFENCSPQDEVKPPKVAFLEIEAPSISRNSRNELIYDFPIIPHQPGNYIIPPFLIATDHGLVEIPPISFTVKEVEIAPISADGVDAQVLIPQRTLWKGEPFVIEYRLLTRSGTFLDITSQPEWDPKDFLSNRWGKPQRVILNANGTYASGLRYTTTLLSLKAGKIVLPPISQQLTLEIERFGRGLFLNLLSNPSTPQPNPKSLK
- a CDS encoding BatD family protein, with amino-acid sequence MNPVEAIQGEPISLSIRIEGTGNWAVPWKLPEYPPFKGIRVINSLPSRQIDPESLFTGVLKMELVLIPDIFGEIDLPAYSFTYFDVTQGEYQTLKSDPIHLSVKKSSLSKQTLDNKPELLSERSQSINTGYPQDMLPTGPLLGMEKGLAPFPPWDLGRESLLFAFIFLFLWCLLCWDRVAHKPFLLQKKKAGHCLRTIPQAIAKAKTNEEIYRYLLLWQKAFKEFWDIPYPFPDEESIEKRLIKTYLKNSAIAKKWAALWNQSQLYLFGRLSTPSPQWIDEAQELARRLPKAKIPLKEFFTTANFLPFLSLIIFVGLIFSILTSNLKGSKNLVGPLPFSFTSNKRLPSYASSILFCSLSDPPSDSKVEAFSSEEAYRCYEKGEFAKAIDIWKKKTLFQPLDWKTRNNLGLAFSQQEQWQRALGEWTAAFLLAPRNASVRWNFTVGINKNPEADTHIHSLQKNGYSNRLKIFLSPGEWERVAAISIFLLFLSLCIFLLHLYQKIRIPAFCFSIVLVLAFISSLSLLEFFSYGLFATPNAGMLVQDTPLRSVPTEVQQQNLPVKAGSVIKVLKAYLGWYKIEFINGQNGWVRSQCVTLFYKTPHAFVSEKEKAFYFSIFHN